Proteins encoded in a region of the Buteo buteo chromosome 11, bButBut1.hap1.1, whole genome shotgun sequence genome:
- the SERPIND1 gene encoding heparin cofactor 2 produces MKFLFHLLALALIITSTFCGVKDFTEHFESLKDAQPHENGTYDMPNLPPEFHRENTITNDLIPEEEEEEDYLDLDKILGEDDYSDIIDAGPYMVSEIQQGNILELFQGKTRIQRLNILNANFGFNLYRSVADKANSSDNILMAPVGISTAMAMISLGLKGQTQQEVLSVLGFQDFVNASTKYELMTVHNLFRKLTHRLFRRNFGYTLRSVNDLYIQKDFSILNDFRNNMKTYYFADAQPADFSDPNFITKTNERILKLTKGLIKEALVNVNPTTLMMILNCLYFKGTWENKFPVEMTTKRSFRLNEKQTIKVPMMQTKGNFLAAADPELDCSVIQLPFVGNISMLIVLPHKLSGMKALEKQITPHVVEKWQKSMTNRTREVVLPKFKLEKSYNLIGYLRFMGIEELFNEKGDYSGISDEKVTIDRFNHQGTITVNEEGTEAGAITNVGFMPLSTQIRFIVDRPFLFLIYEHRTSCLLFMGRVVNPAKS; encoded by the exons ATGAAGTTCCTATTTCATTTGCTTGCCCTTGCTCTCATCATAACCTCCACATTTTGTGGAGTCAAGGACTTCACTGAGCATTTTGAAAGCCTTAAAGATGCACAGCCACATGAAAATGGGACCTATGATATGCCAAACTTACCACCAGAGTTCCACAGAGAAAACACTATCACTAATGACTTGATTcctgaagaggaggaggaagaggactATCTAGATCTCGACAAGATACTGGGTGAAGATGACTACAGTGACATTATTGATGCTGGCCCATACATGGtttctgaaattcagcaagGAAATATTCTTGAACTATTCCAAGGCAAAACCAGAATCCAGCGCCTCAATATCCTCAATGCAAACTTTGGCTTCAACCTTTACCGCAGTGTGGCAGACAAAGCCAACTCTTCAGATAACATTCTCATGGCTCCTGTTGGCATTTCCACTGCAATGGCTATGATTTCTCTGGGTCTAAAGGGTCAAACTCAGCAGGAAGTATTATCTGTTCTTGGCTTTCAAGACTTCGTTAACGCCAGCACCAAATACGAGCTCATGACTGTTCATAATCTCTTCCGCAAACTCACTCATCGGCTATTCAGGCGCAATTTTGGTTATACACTGAGGTCTGTCAATGATCTTTACATTCAGAAGGACTTTTCTATTCTGAATGATTTCAGAAACAATATGAAGACATACTACTTTGCTGACGCCCAACCAGCTGATTTTTCAGATCCCAACTTCATAACTAAAACCAATGAACGCATCTTGAAGCTGACCAAAGGATTAATAAAGGAAGCTCTTGTGAATGTAAACCCTACAACGCTAATGATGATTCTTAACTGTCTTTACTTTAAAG GAACTTGGGAGAATAAGTTTCCAGTGGAAATGACCACAAAGAGAAGTTTCCGACTGAATGAGAAGCAAACAATAAAGGTTCCTATGATGCAGACTAAAGGGAACTTCCTAGCTGCTGCAGACCCTGAGCTAGACTGCAGTGTGATCCAGCTCCCGTTCGTGGGGAACATCAGTATGCTGATTGTACTTCCACACAAACTCTCTGGCATGAAAGCCCTAGAAAAGCAGATAACACCTCATGTGGTGGAAAAATGGCAGAAGAGCATGACAAACAG aaCAAGAGAAGTGGTTCTGCCTAAATTTAAGCTGGAGAAGAGTTACAACTTGATCGGTTATCTGAGATTCATGGGAATAGAAGAACTATTCAATGAAAAAGGCGACTACTCTGGTATATCAGATGAGAAAGTCACCATTGACAGG TTCAATCATCAAGGCACGATAACTGTGAATGAGGAAGGCACAGAGGCTGGAGCAATAACCAACGTCGGGTTCATGCCTCTTTCTACTCAGATTCGCTTTATTGTCGACCGCCCCTTTTTGTTTCTGATCTATGAACATCGTACCAGTTGCCTCCTGTTCATGGGTAGAGTTGTCAACCCAGCCAAGTCTTAA